The DNA segment GCCTAAGGATACTACGGATAATAAATAGGCAGAGAAACAGTATACCTGCTAAGAAAACACCAAAAAGGCTTGCAACAAAAATAATTCTAGGACGAGCTATGCTCATGAGATTTGTTTTAAATTCTGCCTGATTCTTTCGAATATTAGACAAATAGACACCAGTACCAATCCAGATATCTGTTCCATCAATGAACTGAGCTGAACCAATCTTTGGCTGTAAGCCTTCTCCCGGTTTTTCCCAATCAAATTCAGTAATTCCGCCTCCAGAATTAGCCAGGGTAAATAATTCCTGAATAATATATGTATCGTCAGGCCCTTTAAGCTGGTTAAGGTTTTTACCAATAAGAGACTGGTTAGCACCATGTGCTACACATGTAGTACCTTTATAAGCGTAAAAGTATCCTGACTTATCTTTTTCAAAACGGATTTTGGTAAATGCGTTTTGAATAATTTTCTGCTGTTCTACCGGATCCGATACATTTTCGAGCGAGGCGGCAAGTGCACTTGCAAGAATATTAGTTGCAGCAGTAATTTTATCCTTTTCCTGAATGGTCATTCTTTTGTTAACTTCCAACGAGCTCGTTTCCATGAGCATATTGGATGCTTGCCAATACTCTACGAGCAGTCCACCAAGCGAAAGCAGAAGTAAGGCAAAAAGCAGCTGAATTCTCGTAGCGATTTTGATTTTTCGTAGCATGATAGTTTCACTTGTATATTCTGTTAAAGATTGACCAATTGGTTTGAGAAGCATGACTTTATAACGGCTTGCCGACACAAACATTCGACAATCGTTGTATTTACAGCACGATAAAAAACGTTTCACTTCACATATGTCGTATCAAAAAATTCGACATAAAAAATGACCTCATAATTAATATGAGGCCATTCCTACCTGCATTCATAATGAGTCATTGTAGTTAACAGAGTAAATTCTGAAAAAAACGACCCAAATGTTTGATTTATTTTAACTTTAAAAATAGAAAAATACGGATAAGTATGCTTTGTACATGTGCAGGAAGTAGAAAATGGACCGGTTCACTACGACCTACAGCAAATAAAAATATACTCACATCCCTAGTGCCAACTTACAGCAGCTTAAGAGAATTAGGCAATGATCATGACATTTATCGACAATAATTTTGTAATGTTTAGGCTATTCTTTCCATATTCAAACTTTTTTAGTTTTAGTTCCTACAATATGGACTGTCCTTAAAAAAGGCACAGCATCACCGCAAGAGGTGACGTTGTGCCAATAATAAGCTCTAAATCAATTAGTTGAGTAGCAAAAAGTTATTTTGTGTACCCGCAATCCAGTATTTCGTATTTACTGGAAAAAAATGGTGAAGAAATAAGAAAATCTGCTGACGACCGGTTACTTGCGGTTGGAATATTATAAAGAACAGCAAGACGAAGCAGCGCCTTAACATCTACATCGTGAGGCTGAGGCTCCATCGGGTCCCAAAAGAAGATGAGTACATCAATTTTACCATCTGCAATTAATCCACCTAATTGCTGGTCTCCACCAAGTGGTCCAGATTTCATTTTATGTACGCCCTTAAAATGTACTCCTTCTACATCAGTACATTTTTCTTGAAGCAACTTCTCAACTAGACTGCCGGTTGTTCCAGTAGCAAACAAATTATGGTGAAGTAACACTTCATGATGGGGTTCTACAAACTCAAGCATCGTTTTTTTGCAGTTATCGTGAGCGACAATGGCGATATTCTTGATGAGTTCCATAAGCCCTCAGTCCTCTTCTGTTATATGATAGTAAATTTATGTCACTGTAATTAACATGGTAGCACTGCTCTTTTTTGACAACAACACAATATGCATAGAATGTTACGTTATGGTTAACAAAATGCAGACAACGTGTGTCACAACAACATGAGTATAAAAATTATAGGGGGATCACCCTTTTTCTTTATGACTCTTTGTACCTTCCATGGAAAGCCATACTAATGTAGTGCAGGTAACTACTTTATTAAAAAAAGGATAATCATTATTCCTTAAATCTTATCAAGAAAACGCCTTTCACTCTAACACTGCGTTATGCTTTTATCTTTTTTGCGCTCCTCGCTGAAAGAGAAAATCCCTCTTCCATTATCCACTATCAAGCAATAGTTTTTGCCCCCTCTATCAGATAATCTTTACCGTATTGCGGACTGTAGCGGACAAGAGATGGAGGATGCATGAACCGAAAATCAAGATTACGTGATTCTGTTCTGACAATCGCTGGAATTCTCTTAATCCTGTTTGCTGCTCGCGTAGCTCAAGGCCTTGTAATACCCTTTCTTTTATCTATTTTCATCTCCATCATCATAACAGTGCCTGTCGGTTGGTTAAAGCGATGTGGTTTCTCCAATCTTTTTGCTGTTGGAATTGTAGTGCTGATCACACTTTTTTTTGAAGTTGGGATTGCCTTGTTTTTAGGAAAATCAGCATCGCAATTCAGCAGGTCAATTCCAGAGTATCAAGCACAGCTTGCAGGTCTTATGGGAAAAGTAGACCTCTGGCTTTTAAAGCATAATATTGAATTGCCTGAATCAAGCCTTTCTGAAGTAATAAATCCCAATGTGGTCCTCGGATTTGCAAACTCGTTCATCTCCGGACTTGGAAAGGTGTTGAGTAATGTCGCACTGATTATGTTCACAGTTTTCTTCATGCTGCTTGAAGGACACAGGCTCCCCCAAAAAATCCACGCCATTGATCACGCTCAGGAAGGCGAACTGCTCAAAAAATGTACATTTATTCTTGAAAGTACAAAGCAGTACATTTCCATAAAAGCACTCACAAGCTTAATAACAGGCGTTTTCATCACTATCGGCCTAACTCTGATCGGGCTCAATTTTGCCTCGTTATGGGGCTTCCTGGCTTTTATACTGAATTTTATTCCTACCATTGGCTCTATACTCGCTGCCGCTCCTGCAGTGCTTATGTCCTGTCTGCAACTTGGGTTAATGGAGACATTAAGCGTTTTAGCCCTCTACCTGGCAGTGAATATAGTTATCGGAAATATAGTTGAACCTGCGGTTATGGGGCACAAAGTGGGATTGTCTACATTAGCTGTCTTTTTGTCGTTGGTTTTCTGGGGGTGGTTGCTCGGTCCAGCCGGCATGCTGTTATCGGTTCCGCTGACTATGCTGATTAAATACGGTGCGGAAGCAAATCCTCAAACACGCTGGCTGGCGGTATTGCTAGGCCCTGCTCCTCCGCAGGAAGAGACAATAGAAGAATAACCTGATCGTTGATCAGCGAAAAAGGAATATCAACAATGACACATGAAGAATTACAACACGAAATAGAGTACCTGCGGACACAGTTGGCCATTTGTGAATCAAAAAAAAGTGCAACAGAAAAAGCAAGCCTTTCCCCGAAGGCTTCGGAAGCTTCTGAGTATGAGCAAAAGCAAAAAGCAATGGGTAAAGAGAAATCACAATTGCTGGAAGCAGAAGAAATTGTTCAGGCTGTTGCCGATGTTGCAGTGACAGCAGGCAGGGAAATTCGAAAGGCTAACCCAGTAACACTTGTCGCAACATTTGCCCTTGGATTTTTGATTGGACGTGTATTTTCAAAATAGGAACAGCTATGAATGATTCAATGAATAAAATACAAATTCTTCTAAGGTCAGAAGTTGCCTTGTTCCGCTTGCAAACACGTCGCATGGCTAGAGAAGCTGCTTTTAAAATTGCAGCGTTAATCCTTGCTCTACTGGCACTGGGGATGTTTACGTTTGCTGTATATCTAGGACTGTCCAAGTTGTACGGCTCAACAATCGCAGCACTGCTGGTTGCACTAATTGATGGGCTGCTTGCATTGCTGCTTCTGTTGATATCACAACAGATCAAAAGCAATACCGAGCAGGAAAAGGTAATTAAAGAGGTTCGGGATATTGCCTGCAAAGGCCTGAATGCCGATTTTGAAAAAGTTAAGGCTGAAGTAGGTGAAGTAACAAGTGATGTCAGGCGGATTCATGATAATGTGGCGGGTATCTTAGCTGGTTCTACCTCGTTGATTACCAGCATTACCCCTGTTCTTGGTCTCTTTGCTGCTGCAGTCAAAAAAAGTCGGGAAAAAGGAGCGTCATAACTCAACTCCATAGTTAGTAGATTTAGTGACCGGTTGTGCTTGATTGAAGCATAAGTTTCTATATAGCAGCAGAACAAAATTTTTATGCTCCCTCAAGTTGAGGGAGCATAATCTCGTAGAGATAAAAAAAATTACAGCATCTTACGTATTTTTTCATAGCCAGCTTTTAGTTCATCAGCAGCAACGCCAAGAGCTGCTCCTGTTTTTTCCGCTGTTATTCCTGCTTCTTTTACCATGGGCTTATATTTGGCAACAAAGAGATCCAATTCCTTTTCAAGTCTATCCGCCTCTTCCTTTACTTCTGCTTT comes from the Halodesulfovibrio marinisediminis DSM 17456 genome and includes:
- a CDS encoding AI-2E family transporter, giving the protein MNRKSRLRDSVLTIAGILLILFAARVAQGLVIPFLLSIFISIIITVPVGWLKRCGFSNLFAVGIVVLITLFFEVGIALFLGKSASQFSRSIPEYQAQLAGLMGKVDLWLLKHNIELPESSLSEVINPNVVLGFANSFISGLGKVLSNVALIMFTVFFMLLEGHRLPQKIHAIDHAQEGELLKKCTFILESTKQYISIKALTSLITGVFITIGLTLIGLNFASLWGFLAFILNFIPTIGSILAAAPAVLMSCLQLGLMETLSVLALYLAVNIVIGNIVEPAVMGHKVGLSTLAVFLSLVFWGWLLGPAGMLLSVPLTMLIKYGAEANPQTRWLAVLLGPAPPQEETIEE
- a CDS encoding methylglyoxal synthase, which encodes MELIKNIAIVAHDNCKKTMLEFVEPHHEVLLHHNLFATGTTGSLVEKLLQEKCTDVEGVHFKGVHKMKSGPLGGDQQLGGLIADGKIDVLIFFWDPMEPQPHDVDVKALLRLAVLYNIPTASNRSSADFLISSPFFSSKYEILDCGYTK
- a CDS encoding phage holin family protein → MNDSMNKIQILLRSEVALFRLQTRRMAREAAFKIAALILALLALGMFTFAVYLGLSKLYGSTIAALLVALIDGLLALLLLLISQQIKSNTEQEKVIKEVRDIACKGLNADFEKVKAEVGEVTSDVRRIHDNVAGILAGSTSLITSITPVLGLFAAAVKKSREKGAS